The following coding sequences lie in one Arachis hypogaea cultivar Tifrunner chromosome 4, arahy.Tifrunner.gnm2.J5K5, whole genome shotgun sequence genomic window:
- the LOC140184092 gene encoding uncharacterized protein — translation MYPGSRPVQQKRRKLGPERALAVEEQVQTGSGAGIIPVDKRGTQIEVSLKFEFPASNNQAEYEALIAGLKLAEEVGATKVVIYSDSQVVTSQINGEYQAKDSNIKRYLERTLAHLGHFVETEVKHITRDFNSRADALSKLASTKPGGNNRSLI, via the exons ATGTATCCaggatcccgacctgtacaacagaaAAGGCGCAAGCTTGGCCCTGAACGAGCTCTAgcggtggaagagcaagtacag acaggaagtggtgcaggcataatacCGGTTGACAAAAGGGGAACCCAAATAGAGgtatccctcaaatttgaattcccagcttcaaataatcaagcaGAGTACGAAGCCCTGATTGCAGGGTTGAAACTGGCAGAAGAGGTCGGTGCAACGAAAGTGGTGATATACAGcgactctcaagtggtgacctcccagataaatggagagtatcaggctaaAGATTCGAACATCAAAAGGTACTTGGAAAGAACCTTGGCACACTTAGGGCACTTTGTGGAAACCGAAGTtaagcatataactcgggatTTCAATAGCAGAGCAGatgccctctccaagttagcaagcACCAAACCgggagggaacaacagaagcctgatctag